TacgttcattttgttttaggtatttggACCAAGTACTTCGGCTGATTTTGTTCACAAATTATTGAAGGTAAGATCAAACCTTGCACTTTCTTTCAGACAAGTCATTAGTAAAGTGGCATTTTTACTTGCTGTGGAACTTGAATTAATCTATTGTGTAATTGGTTCAATCTCATTGAGTggagttgtttttctttatgcttatttaatatatGGCATATCAGGTTCTATTTGGTTCTATTTCTGACTTAGattgtatttctattttctaCCAAGTCTATTTTTCGAAGGGTTAATGCAATATGCATTGTAGATAGTAAACACATGAATTtatcttaatttaaaatttgattatagGCTTCCATTTTTCTGTGGAAGCCGTTAACTGTTCAAAACTTTAGATTGTGTAAAacacataatttaaataatacttTTGATGTTAATTGTTAAATAATACTTTGTGGTTTTAAAGATCAATGTATGGGCTTTGATTGTgtaaaacacaaaatttttttgtttgaccaattttgaaatcttcttaaaaaaattttggccatgTATTTTCCTCAAAAGgatgatttcttttgattgatttatgGGCAGACGtctattataagataatttcaGTTTTGCTGACCATATGTTACTtccagtttttgtttttttgttagacTTAGCCTATATGCTAGTATTGGCTGAAGCAATATTGGAATGGGGTTAACCTACATACTAGTAGTTGGTCTTGACTCttgaggggggggggggggttaaAAAACTACTTCTAGTGTGAATTGAATTGTTTACtctagaagaaagaaaaaaaaattattttgcctATTCTGTTCAAAAAATTTTTGTGCGGTTTCATCAGTATTATCAGATAGTGGTAATTAAAAAATCCATCTTGTTAAAGGTTTTTTGTTCAATGGTCGAAGATTATCGTGAATCATTGACAAAAATATTCGAGGGCAGCAAATCTTTTGGTGAAAATCGTCACCCTGCAAACGTGTTTCCAGCTTGTTTGTGAGGCTTGTGTGCCAGAGGGCTTCTTTTATATGTTAAACATGGAAAATCTCTGTTACTTGAGTAATTAATCATAGTGTTGGGCTTCTATTTCAGGGTAAGCAGCTTTCACAGTTGTTGGATGAAGACCCTGCGTTGATGGAGAGGAGGCAACAGTGTGCGAAAAGGCTTGAATTATATAAGGCAGCAAGGGATGAGGTTGATTCCGTATCATGGGTCCGTTGAGATTGATTGGTGTTTGGAGATGCCTTGTATTATAGTTCAACATACGGTGTGTCAGATTATTAATGAATTCGTTAAATTCTTGGATAGCTCAGATCCTCTCTCAATCTTTGTTCTTTGAATTTGTTGTGCAATTTTTTAGTTCTATCGTTGTATTAGAAACCGGATTCTTGTTTTGCTACATATATGACACATAAGGTTGATTTGGCCTTCTTTTTCCACTTTTTCCCCCCTTCTCgtcttttagttttaatttacCAATTTcttatgatattattttgagtttgttGTCATCAAAGAATTTAGATTAATTCATATATAATCTCAGGAAGATAAAAAGGGACGTTGAGATAAAttacaagtaaaaggaaaacatattttttaagatATATGCATCCAAAGgttgtttgttttgtattgcaaTTTTAAAGGCCTGGTTGGGGATTGGTTTCAACATGCGATTGATAAAGTTGCGAGGATGGTTCCCCAAGCAATTCACCCCTTCAGGGGACcctctgctttttctttttaactcaTTCTTTTTCAAGCATCataccatttatatatatatatatatatatatatatatatatatatacatatatatacattataaaatttatatgatgTCGTATTTGGGCATTGGATCATGTGTGGTAGGTTGATAGCCATAACCACAAAAATGGGTACGATAAGTGGGAATCGTTGGATATAATTCTTGATTTTCAAGTCAATGTATCCCTCCCTTTCAAGAcatgaaaagacaaagaaacaaagcaACAAGCATATGTGGTAGTGAGAAGGCATGCATTACCAGTTTCTTGCCGTCAATGGAAGAGGGGAGTATGATCTTGAAGAAGTGCAAGTGTCTCCTACCCGCCATACAACTTGGCGGCCGGTGGCCATTCCTCCGGTTGGGCACCAACCCAGTCCGGCGAGTCCTTGACTTCTTCGGTGCCATAGTTAAAAAAGTATTGTCATCCAACGGTAGAAATGCCTCGAAGCTACTCTGCTCCCCTCATAAATCAGCTCCGATTCTCAGTGGAGTGGCTGATATGGCACGCCACGAAAGAGAAAAATCACTCTGTCATATAAGgaatttgatatttgattcattttaaaaattactgtTCAAATTCTTTGAAAAGATTAATAGGAAtgctcttaatttttaatttaatcttttgataCATACACCTTATaggataataataatagctCCTTTGGCATTGACCACTTactatttctcaattttttttttttaattcttaatatttttactttttacatcacattaattttttttttaaatattgtttgaatcaaaaattactaaaaaacaaaaaacaaaaaaaaaaaaaatcactttttaattgaaatgataaatgttatttttaaaaggtaaaaaataaaactcaaaataccCAAGTGACATGCCATACACGCAATTCGTGTATACGTAAAACAGGAAATTACATTCATACCAActaataaattcattaaaaagtacATTACATTTCAAATAAGCTTCTACAATTGCACGGCTCTAAAAAGTACGGCATTGTGCTCCCACAATTACTTATGTTACAAAATACCACATTGTGCTTccaaaataacacaaacataaaaaaaacacaatgtcATCTCAAAATTACATAGACCTCAGTTCAACTTCAAACGGCCAAGCTTGCATTCATACGCACCACTTGAAGTGTATCCAAACAACAAAACGAAAATGACACTTAAACAAATTACCCAGGAACACGTAAGAATTGTTTGGTAATTCTTCTTAACTGCATGGAGTTTGATCTCCCCAATCTCTACTTCCTTATGATACCGGgcaatttctttatccatttctaccttcaaacacagattttctctctccatttctaccTTCACCTTACTGACTTCAAGTTGAACCATGTCTTCACACCGCTTTGCTTCTGACAACAATTTTTGGTGCTTTCGCCAGAACCAAGTTCCAACCCTTTTACATTTCGCACACAGCTCAGGATCAACCCATTCAAAGTAACCACAATCTCGGTTGATCTATAAAATAGTAAACACATATTAATCACCAATCTAAACACATACAATATTACacatacccattttttttatagttataTTTAAAATAGGTAAATGGTTAAAGTTTTTttcacaatcttttttttttttttttttttttctgctacACTATTGAATATGATAGTGTAGTTGAAAAACCATTACACATAAAATTCGatacctaaaccctaaacctaaacacAAGCATCACGCCTAACCCTAGATGCTCTTATATATTGACACTAGAAGCCATGCGCGAGAAGTATGGCATGTTCAAAccttaaaccctaaacaaatgataacaaataactaaaccctaaaataacccaacaaagaacccacaaccatcactactcaacttaaacacacataaccaacaacgaaaattaaaaccctaaacaagaaattatcaatacttaccctaaaccctaaagaacaccctacaaaaattacaaccataaacaagaaatggataaagagtttgaagaacttgcaCAAATCTTGGTTTtcaaccattacacaagcatcacacctaaacaaattatagcaaataactaaaccctaaaataacccaacaaagaacccacaaccatcactactcaacttaaacacacataaccaacaacgaaaattaaaaccataaacaagaaactcaaataagaaattatcaatacttaccctaaaccctaaagaacaccctacaaaaattacaaccataaacaagaaatggataaagagtttgaagaacttgcaCAAATCTTGGTTTtcaaccattacacaagcatcacacctaaacaaatataacaaataactaaaccctaaaataacccaacaaagaacccacaaccatcactactcaacttaaacaTACATAACCACcaacgaaaattaaaaccataaacaagaaattatcaatacttaccctaaaccctaaagaacaccctacaaaaattacaaccataaacaagaaatggataaagagtttgaagaacttgcaCAAATCTTGGTTTtcaaccattacacaagcatcacacctaaacaaattatagcaaataactaaaccctaaaataacccaacaaagaacccacaaccatcactactcaacttaaacacacataaccaacaacgaaaattaaaaccctaaacaagaaattatcaatacttaccctaaaccctaaagaacaccctacaaaaattacaaccataaacaataaatggataaagagtttgaagaacttgcaCAAATCCTGGTTTtcaaccattacacaagcatcacacctaaacaaattataacaaataactaaaccctaaaataacccaacaaagaacccacaaccatcactactcaacttaaacacacataaccaacaacgaaaattaaaaccataaacaagaaattcaaacaagaaattatcaatacttaccctaaaccctaaagaacaccctacaaaaattacaaccataaacaagaaatcacgtgtttgaagaacttgcccaaattttCGCAACACTGATCATAAACATAAAACGTGCCTTGTAATTTTCACAACCCACAAACCTCCTCCCGAAATTGTGCTCTGTTTGAGCTGTTTTTACAACCATCGGCCGCTCACAGTAACAAAGCCTCTGCGGTGAAGATGAAGCTCCAGAACTTGAGGTATACTccatcatttctctctctcttcgcaataaatcaatatacaatagaaaacaaaaatttgttaacaataaatcaacatcacaGAGTTAGGGATTACCAAATTAAAACCCCCTCAAGAAAACCCCAATTTACGAAAAACCCTAGAACGATACTACACATTTCGGTGGAAATTTACGAATCAAATAAGGGCAAAATCTCACCTCGTCGTACACAAAGGCGCAAAGGATGGAGCTTTGGGTTGATCTCGAGTGGCTGTCGGGTACCTTGTCGCGTGGCTGTCGGAGGTGGGTTCTACCAGCAGAGGGTCCCTTTCGGTCGTGAGTCAGCAAGGAGAAAGGGGGCAAAATGACGGAACGCGTGGCTGTCGTGTTTGATTAGTTGTTTTAAGTctggtttgggtttgggttgggttgggttgggttgggttgggttgggtcgGGTCAGCAGGGTCGGGGGCGTGGGTAAGATGGGTTTGGGCGTGGGTCAAGGTGTAACCTattgatgggggtattttgggcactaaATCGCATAAAGTGACCACGTACGTCGCACGTggtcactgttccgtcagtcaaagcgggtTTGACTGACGGAGtgcctgaattgcaaaaaattgaaactttaggggggtggattgcaaaaattgaaactttggaggcggaattgcaaatcgctgacaactttgggggggtaaactgtaattttcccttttatatattataaactcTTTATAAGAGGTTTTAGAATTGTTTTAATAATCCAGTTGAGTTTCTTAATAGATTGATTATAGGATTCAttgttagaaaataataaaagaagttcaaatgtTCAatagaaataatataatttttcattttatatttcattacattcataaaataataacaaaatcatatgcatttaaatattttttgttttaataatccACGGTCATAATGCGGGTCTTCGGCCATTAAGACCCACGGCTTGGCCGTGGACCGGCCAGTCTCCTCCAACCTAGAGACCCACGACAGTGGCCCATGGAGTGGTGGAGACTCATGGCTAAGCTGAAGGTCTCCTTCcattgttttttggttttttggttttttttttttttggttttttttttttttttttaataataataataattctagaGAGAGGTATAATGGATAATTTAAGTCACATTGAGGTCACGACTCATTTTCCGTCCATGTAAATCGAAAATGCTGACAGAGAACAAAGTGAAAGAACCTAGTAATTATATACAACTTGTACATAAACTATTTATCTATGAATTTATATGACATATTTTATGTGCATAACTCAAGCGTACGTGTCAATTCACGTTTATATAGATTTAAGATTCTTAAATATTACGAATCacaatgaaaaatcaaatcacaaaataatgaaaattaaataataagatAAGTGGTTAGTGCAGTACAAATATTGTGTAACTACTATCTCATTTTACTTAAGGATGTATAATATcttattacaaatttttgaaaaataattattttattgtatattttagttaaaatacACCAACACGGGTGTTGGAATTGAAATGGAAATATTACATagtacatttttctctattttaactactcacaTTTTTAGAGTagcagcctcactattttaagagcattcccaatgaagaagccaaatttttatgcaaaatagcttctcaaaactcatttATCTAGTTTatctaatgaatttttaaaggcctcCGACATCCGATTAGCTAAATTTTTATCTATAacatttaaatatctttttattaaaaattgtgaaagaatattctcataataatcgatcccttgaaaagtgagaaaatttttgggaaaaacagaaaacaggtgagagaaacaattaaaaataaaatggctccattgaaaaaaaaaaaactttgtttcCCAATGAAATCCAAAACAAGCTTTAATTTAACTCaaattgctttttattttttatttttttggttctctGACCCATATAAACAACTTTTACATAATCtatctattttaaaaattatatgacatattatatatatgtgcataaCTCAAGCGCGTCaattcacttttatatatatttaagattaTTACGAGTTAGCtagaatgaaaaatcaaatcacaagataattaatgaaaatcaaataataagataaaacaaATATTCTATAACTATTATCTCATTTTACATAAGGAGGTATAATATATATCTcataacaaatttttgaaaactaaaaattttattttatatttttattaaaatacacCAACAATAGTCTTGGAAATGGATATATTACAAAATGGTATATTCACCATTTGAAAATGGATATATTACAAAATGGTGGATGTGTCAAAATGGTATATTCACCCAGAgaccaaaatggaaaaaaattgtaaaatcagTATATGTAGTTTTACCAAGATGTAACTAGGTCTTTGGAGTATAATAATTGAGCTTGAAACTAAATACTTCATGGCTCCGTACGTATCACCAAAATCCTTGACCaccccctcaattttttttttttatttttattttattttatttttttattttttatcttatatatttatagttatgttttttaattataaatgacACATGTTGCAAGATGATTGGTGTTGATGTTCCACACGGACGGTTTTTGTTACAATTTTAGATGAAAGTTGGGTATAGTGACTTATTTGCATTTGTTCTTTACCGATTTCCATATCctattaaactatatatatgctagaggtcaataagttttttatatttgactcatattctcctataaattcaatagatcaaccattagactTTTGAGGTTCACTATTGACCTCACATAagcttacaaatttaatgattaattgtaATAGAATATGGGCTACctttataggaaaaatattgatctctagcatttctcattaaaCTAATTGCAATTCAATAACATTTTAGTGAttgattttgcttttcttttgtttttcccccccttttttttttatcaatattagaagagagatattaaagagGCCTGATATTGATGGGGACCAACCTCAAGCACTATAAATACAAGTGCAACAAGAGTGGTGATATCAAGCAATACAAGCATTTCTTGCAAGCGAAATTTGGAGGTTCTTACTTTCttgtttcactttattattTAACTTTTCGACAAAAGTTTATAGAATTGTTTTAATAATCCAGTTGAGTTATTTAATACtttgattgttaaaaaataattaaataaattcaagTATTCACAAGTTCACAAGAAATAATatagattttcatttttttattatttcaatatattcataaaataataacaaaatcatATGCTTATAAATATCTTGTAATAATAAGATTGATTagagattaatatatattataagtaaaTGCTTGCAGGTTGGGGACCTGGGGtagataaaatttattttctttgaagtgTTTCATGCTATTGCAGGAGATTTCCTATCATGTATCCCACCCACTGTGACATGTTTACTAGCTACTGTAGGTGTTATCCTCAAGATATAGCTGCCTAGCTAGCCATTTGCATTGTTTATTCCAATAGTCTgcattatattataaaataatatatctaTCAAATacatatcttttatttttggcaaaCTGCTGTTACTCTTACCCCTTCGCTTAAATCATATTTATGAtgtttttcaaactttaaatAGTTAGAGTCgatcttttaactttttttttaattatttgtccgctcaagagagaaaatggatattcgaattagtgaccagccgattgaactaccacTACTTGGGGATATGACCTTATATCTACTTagcttttttattaaattcgaAGAAGAATGCATCACATACAATGCATGTGACTTAAATTGTCCTCTATACCTGATATGTTAATTTACAATTACACTCttggattaaaaaataaataaaagtgtcCGATCTCTAGCTGTGGAGACCCACAGCCATAGTGTGGGTCTTCGGCCATTAAGACCCCTGGTTTGGTTGTGGGCCAGTCTCCTTCCACCCAGAGACCCATGACTGACGGTGGTTGTGGGTCTCTGGCCCATGGACGGATGGAGACTCATGGCCAAGCTAGAGGTCCTTTcatggtagtttttttttttttttttttttttaataattaaaaattgatttcgaatagaaaaataaaaaataaaaaatgatttcaaaGAGGTATAATATTGCATAATTTGAGTCACATGAAAGTCACATTACTCATTTTTCATCCAAGTAAACCGAAAATGCTGACATAGGTTGCAAAGAGAAAAAACCTAGTAATTAACCCTtccaaatcaaaaaagaaagaaagaaagaacctaGTAATTTGAAAGGGttaattataactttttaaagtttgggggtaATTGCAAATTAGGCGAAAGTTCAATGAGACTAAgtgcacttttttttcttttttcttttctttttctcaaaatcacataaataaaattaaattagatcTCTGATCCATATTATATACAACTTATACCTAAACTATTTATCTCCAAATTTATATGACATATTCTATGTGCATAACTCAAGCATGCCAATTCACTTTTTATAGATTTAAGATTATTAATTACGAATCAGAatgaaaaatcacatcacaaaataatgaaaaataaataataagataaagTGGTTAGTGCAGTACAAATATTGTATAAGTACTATTATCTCATTTTACATAAGGAGGTATAATATATATCTCAATACaaatatttggaaaataattattttattgtatagttttattaaaatacaCCAACACGTACGGGTCTTGGAAATGGATATATTAGATAGTCAAAATGGTAAAATCAGATATTTGTACGGTTGGTTTCCGGAATGATGCTTTTACAATAATGTACATTATGTACTAATTAATTGGAATTTAGGTATATTGGCAAATAAAATGTAATAAGATATTAATGATCATCTACCAATTATTATATTGCCAATGATTGTCCCTAGGAAAATAAACTTGTGGGTTGGAAAAGATCATGGCGTGCCCGCCAGCTCGTGATTCCATTGCAGAAGCAGCTGAGGAATGCAAAGAGTTGGTGATTCACATTCTACCAGACATTCCACTAGAACCTTCGGAGTGGCCAGAATGCTGTATCTACAGGGTTCCTGAGCAACTGTGCAAAGTAAATGGAGAAGCCTACACCCCTAAGCTAGTCTCAATAGGACCCTTTCATCACGGCAACGATGAGTTGAAGGACATGGAAAAGCACAAACAGAGGTATTTGATGGATTTCTTGTTTCGGACTCAGAAGAGCCAAAAGGATCTTAACGACACCGATAAAATTCTTTTGGCTCTTCTAAAGATAATTGAAGACAACGAAATAAAAATCCGTCATTGCTATTCGGAAGACTGTAGTCTCAACAGTAAAGATTTTGTCAAAATGATTCTATTGGATGCCATCTTTATAATAGAGCTCTTCTtaaaggataaagaaaaaaaagaaaaagaagaagaggctaagaggaaagaaaaagaagaagaggctaagaggaaagaaaaagaagaggctAAGAggaaagatgaagaagaaaaagctaaggggaaagaagaagaaaagggtaagaggaaagaagaagaagaagaagctaagaggaaagaagaagaagaaaaagctaagaggaaagaagaagaagattgtaaAAAAGAATGTGATTACATATCAAGTCAACCATGGCTAAGACATGGTATACTACATGACTTGATATTACTTGAGAATCAActtcctttttttgttcttgagaAATTATATATGTTCGCCTTCAATGACTCTTCCGTTTGCAACCATTGCAAAGAAGGCAAGCAAATTGAGGAACACAAAGAGGACCTGAAGAACGAGGATGCTCCCTTTGTCAGGCTTTCTCGCAATTACTTTGGATGCTATGATAAGGATAAGGATAAGGAGCCAAAGTCCATCATACCTATCGGTGAGGAAGTAAAACATTTCACAGATTTGTTAAGATATTTGTTATGTCCGCCAAACATGGAAGAGTACTGGAAGCGTAAAATGAAACGGTGGACCAGCGAAGAAGAATTTCtgcattcatccaaaaaaacaaaaacaacaaagtcTGGTACTCAATTTTGTGCCACAAAACTTGATGATGCAGGATTGAAATTCAAAGTTAAATATAATGGACGCTTACTAGGCATAACACTCCCTGGGTGCTTGGGATGCTTTCCGTGCTTTGGTTTATCATGCCTATGTGCTTGCTTACCATGCTTGATCTGCTTTCCAAGCTTGACATGCTTACTTGGGTGCTTCGGATTCCCTATGCATATCTTCAAAGTCCCA
This window of the Corylus avellana chromosome ca5, CavTom2PMs-1.0 genome carries:
- the LOC132180578 gene encoding uncharacterized protein LOC132180578, which produces MACPPARDSIAEAAEECKELVIHILPDIPLEPSEWPECCIYRVPEQLCKVNGEAYTPKLVSIGPFHHGNDELKDMEKHKQRYLMDFLFRTQKSQKDLNDTDKILLALLKIIEDNEIKIRHCYSEDCSLNSKDFVKMILLDAIFIIELFLKDKEKKGDYISSQPWLRHGILHDLILLENQLPFFVLEKLYMFAFNDSSVCNHCKEGKQIEEHKEDLKNEDAPFVRLSRNYFGCYDKDKDKEPKSIIPIGEEVKHFTDLLRYLLCPPNMEEYWKRKMKRWTSEEEFLHSSKKTKTTKSGTQFCATKLDDAGLKFKVKYNGRLLGITLPGCLGCFPCFGLSCLCACLPCLICFPSLTCLLGCFGFPMHIFKVPQLVIDHDTEAIFRNLMALEQCLYPSKTYICSYLLLLDGLIDTEKDVDLLVDKKIIVNHFSNNGDVAALINKLGYQIGITKSSYFSRISEKLNEHYEFTLNHFLATLRREYFTNIFRGTATVVGLIILGFTFWSFLRPFVVEN